A genomic window from Macrococcus sp. 19Msa1099 includes:
- a CDS encoding YolD-like family protein gives MNHLKAHNLNPLHPKVPVELETVTNYKEIPGEYLSRNIPEGRKMIKWAPFATMPQQFEDIRKQIEQQTKEFMPDLSQEQIDDINNKLNHYSNKPSACFIYYYEDEKIHLLQTVINKLDEYNMRVNVFLVVQQEFKDLEINKIIEII, from the coding sequence GTGAATCACTTGAAAGCCCATAATCTAAATCCACTGCATCCAAAAGTCCCGGTTGAGTTAGAGACAGTGACAAATTATAAAGAGATACCAGGAGAATATTTATCCAGGAACATTCCAGAAGGTCGAAAAATGATAAAATGGGCCCCATTTGCAACGATGCCACAACAATTCGAAGACATAAGAAAACAAATTGAACAACAAACTAAAGAATTTATGCCTGATTTATCTCAGGAACAAATAGACGATATCAACAATAAACTAAATCATTACAGTAATAAGCCATCAGCATGTTTTATATATTACTATGAAGATGAAAAAATTCATTTACTTCAGACAGTTATAAATAAATTAGATGAATATAATATGAGGGTAAATGTCTTTCTAGTCGTACAGCAAGAGTTTAAAGATTTAGAAATTAATAAAATAATAGAGATTATATAA
- a CDS encoding IS30 family transposase, whose protein sequence is MAYKHLNTDELTFIESYYHQDLSVKEIAKRLKRSRQTIYSVINALKTGITALEYYQEYKQRKSNCGRHRIVLPENQSAYIREKVADGWTPDTIIGRGEHPIDCSVKTLYRMFKENVFAVQSLPMKGKRKPNGHCEKRGRQAFKRHISERIEEFPFFFQEFGHLEGDTIIGRNHGSAVITLVERISKMIITIRPQGRKADDIEDALHSMFSALPAHIFKSITFDCGKEFSNWKTICNRHDISIFFADPGTPSQRGLNEHSNGILRRSGLDKELDFNSVTDDHIISVAQNINHRPRKSLGYKTPLEVFMSFIEDEKLSSLF, encoded by the coding sequence ATGGCCTATAAACATCTTAACACGGATGAACTCACGTTCATAGAATCATATTATCATCAAGATCTTTCGGTAAAAGAAATCGCAAAGAGATTGAAACGATCAAGACAGACAATTTATAGCGTAATAAATGCACTTAAGACAGGTATAACTGCACTGGAATATTACCAGGAGTATAAGCAAAGAAAATCAAATTGTGGCAGACATAGAATAGTACTTCCAGAAAATCAGTCAGCTTATATTCGAGAAAAAGTAGCCGATGGCTGGACACCTGACACCATTATTGGCAGAGGTGAACACCCGATTGATTGTTCTGTAAAAACTCTTTATAGAATGTTTAAGGAAAACGTCTTTGCAGTACAATCTTTACCTATGAAAGGTAAAAGGAAGCCAAATGGTCATTGTGAAAAAAGAGGTAGACAGGCTTTCAAAAGACACATTTCTGAAAGAATAGAAGAGTTTCCTTTCTTCTTTCAAGAATTTGGTCATCTTGAAGGTGACACTATCATTGGCCGTAATCATGGGAGTGCTGTCATAACCTTAGTAGAAAGGATCTCTAAGATGATTATCACTATACGACCTCAAGGTCGCAAGGCAGATGATATTGAAGATGCGCTTCACTCTATGTTTTCAGCTTTACCTGCTCATATATTTAAATCGATTACTTTCGATTGTGGTAAGGAGTTCTCCAACTGGAAAACAATCTGTAACCGACACGATATCTCGATATTCTTTGCTGACCCCGGCACTCCGTCGCAACGTGGATTGAATGAACATTCTAACGGGATACTTAGACGCAGTGGATTAGATAAAGAATTAGACTTTAATTCAGTCACTGATGATCATATCATTAGTGTTGCTCAAAATATTAATCATCGTCCCAGAAAATCGCTGGGCTATAAAACACCATTGGAAGTATTTATGAGTTTCATCGAAGATGAGAAATTGTCTAGCTTATTTTGA
- a CDS encoding Nramp family divalent metal transporter codes for MNKSLEEINGKVSFDSEAHGVKKMIMYLGPGLLVAVGYMDPGNWITSMAGGAQFGYTLLFVILLSSLSAMLLQSMCARLGIASGMDLAQVTKHMSNKPVSIAAWVVTELAIMATDIAEIIGSAIALNLLFNIPLVIGVTITVVDVLLLLVIIKLGFRKIEAIVGVLVFTVLFIFMFEVYFSSPEWRDVLEGFLPSTAIATNSNLLYLALGIIGATIMPHNLYLHSSIVQSRNYIRDNVAKKKEAIKYAVIDSHIQLTIAFVINCLILILGASLFYGNGEELGRFYDLYNALKASTFTGAVGGALMSTLFAIALLASGQNSTITGTLSGQIVMEGFLNIKIPQWARRLITRMIAVIPVFLCLWLYGSSATKIEDLLIFTQVFLSLALPFSIIPLTLATSNKKIMGEAFVNKTWVNVIAWLLTVILSVLNMYLIVETVKEIL; via the coding sequence ATGAATAAAAGTCTGGAAGAAATAAATGGTAAGGTGTCTTTTGATAGTGAGGCACATGGCGTCAAGAAAATGATTATGTATTTGGGACCAGGGCTGTTGGTAGCCGTCGGTTATATGGATCCAGGAAACTGGATCACATCAATGGCAGGGGGTGCACAGTTTGGGTATACGCTACTCTTTGTCATACTGTTATCCAGTCTGTCAGCGATGCTCTTGCAAAGTATGTGCGCGCGTCTTGGGATTGCTAGTGGTATGGACCTCGCTCAGGTTACCAAGCATATGAGCAATAAGCCTGTGTCCATCGCTGCATGGGTTGTTACAGAGCTTGCAATTATGGCGACAGATATTGCGGAGATCATCGGTAGTGCAATTGCTTTAAATCTGCTGTTCAACATTCCTCTAGTTATCGGAGTAACGATTACTGTTGTAGATGTCTTGCTGCTACTTGTCATCATCAAGCTGGGTTTCAGGAAGATAGAAGCTATTGTTGGTGTTTTAGTATTCACGGTCTTATTTATCTTTATGTTTGAAGTATATTTTTCTTCACCTGAATGGAGAGACGTGCTGGAAGGATTTCTGCCAAGTACAGCTATCGCTACAAACAGTAACCTGCTATATCTTGCTCTTGGAATCATCGGTGCAACCATCATGCCCCATAATCTTTATCTGCACTCATCTATCGTGCAGTCTCGGAACTATATACGTGATAATGTTGCTAAGAAGAAAGAGGCTATTAAGTATGCAGTGATTGACTCACATATTCAGTTGACGATTGCTTTTGTAATCAACTGTCTTATATTGATACTTGGGGCTTCGTTATTCTATGGCAACGGGGAAGAACTCGGCAGATTCTATGATCTATATAATGCGCTAAAGGCATCGACATTCACAGGTGCAGTGGGCGGTGCATTGATGAGTACATTATTCGCTATAGCATTGTTAGCTTCGGGTCAGAACTCGACAATTACAGGAACATTATCAGGTCAGATAGTTATGGAAGGGTTCCTAAACATAAAGATACCGCAGTGGGCAAGACGACTGATTACAAGGATGATTGCTGTAATTCCTGTTTTCCTATGCTTGTGGTTGTATGGTTCAAGTGCAACAAAGATTGAAGATTTGCTGATTTTTACACAAGTATTCTTAAGTCTTGCACTACCATTCAGCATTATTCCGTTAACGTTAGCAACAAGCAACAAAAAGATCATGGGAGAAGCGTTCGTCAATAAAACATGGGTGAATGTCATCGCCTGGCTGTTAACAGTAATCCTTAGCGTACTGAATATGTATTTGATTGTAGAGACGGTAAAAGAAATTTTATAA
- a CDS encoding IS30 family transposase produces MTHINGNTKTVKGKHLSRDERIIIQTLINEGYSNRKIAGKLGRAPQTINNEIKRGMYTQKSQQVQNNKIYTYYKCVYSPDLAQDRYFENRIKSGRRPLPITDNPFVEWADNLMIHQEMSPASVIMLAKKAKLFPERFIPCIKTLYNWIDRKLIKTRNINLLMKLKLKNKKPTGFTRINKKVLGQSIELRPQAVDTRTTFGHWEIDTVVGQKSAEDQVLLTMVERKSRYELILKIDGKQTCHVVNALRRLIKETGDAFPKIFKSITSDNGPEFSDLSECLKGLSEVYFTHPYASWERGTKENQHRFIRRHIPKGIPISTVKASTVHKIQEWMNRYPRKILNGQSAMEVFLKELIKENILSESLGFYMN; encoded by the coding sequence ATGACGCATATCAATGGTAACACGAAAACCGTTAAGGGCAAACACCTTTCTAGAGATGAACGAATCATCATACAGACGTTGATCAATGAAGGATATTCAAACAGAAAAATAGCTGGAAAGCTCGGTAGAGCACCACAGACCATCAATAATGAGATAAAGCGCGGCATGTACACACAAAAGAGCCAGCAGGTACAGAATAATAAAATCTACACTTACTACAAGTGCGTCTATTCACCTGATCTTGCTCAGGATAGATACTTTGAAAATCGTATCAAGTCAGGACGTCGTCCTCTTCCCATTACAGATAATCCCTTTGTTGAATGGGCCGACAATCTGATGATACATCAGGAAATGTCTCCGGCTTCCGTTATTATGCTTGCTAAGAAAGCTAAGCTTTTTCCAGAAAGATTCATACCCTGTATAAAGACACTCTATAACTGGATTGACAGAAAACTGATAAAGACACGTAATATCAATCTTCTGATGAAGTTAAAGCTTAAGAATAAGAAGCCGACAGGCTTTACTCGTATTAATAAAAAAGTACTGGGTCAGTCTATCGAACTACGTCCTCAGGCAGTGGATACTCGCACGACCTTCGGACATTGGGAGATAGATACCGTTGTCGGACAGAAGTCTGCCGAAGACCAGGTTCTCCTCACCATGGTTGAGAGAAAAAGTCGCTATGAACTTATCTTAAAGATCGATGGTAAACAAACTTGCCATGTAGTCAACGCACTACGTCGTCTGATAAAGGAAACAGGAGATGCTTTCCCTAAAATATTCAAGTCTATTACATCAGATAATGGACCTGAATTCAGCGATCTTTCTGAATGCCTCAAGGGATTATCTGAAGTCTACTTCACTCACCCCTATGCCTCTTGGGAAAGAGGGACGAAAGAAAATCAGCACAGATTTATTCGCCGGCATATTCCTAAAGGTATCCCCATTTCAACTGTAAAAGCTTCTACCGTCCATAAAATCCAGGAATGGATGAACAGATATCCACGTAAGATACTAAATGGACAGTCAGCAATGGAAGTGTTTTTGAAGGAGCTAATCAAGGAGAACATACTGAGTGAATCCCTAGGATTCTATATGAACTAG